The following proteins are encoded in a genomic region of Brachypodium distachyon strain Bd21 chromosome 1, Brachypodium_distachyon_v3.0, whole genome shotgun sequence:
- the LOC100844536 gene encoding embryonic protein DC-8 isoform X2 yields the protein MAAMSRSRRLAALLLLLALAAASGVAAKLTSTEQQGAAAAAKEGDPSWTGWAKDKISEGLGLDKISEGLGLKHAVADDEEDAARKAGHTVKSARESAQHVASETGRQASGKAGDAKEAAEQAATGAANKAGQAKETAKEAATGTAGTASRTAEQAKHKAKETAEAASQRGAEAHERSKQGKAKVEETAKEKAGQGYETLKQTKDSAADKAGSAKDTAAQKAAAAKDAAAHKAGAAKDAAADKAGAARDATWKAQEKVKEYNEAAAEKAGSAKDAAAEKAAAAKDAAAEKAGSAKDAAWKTAEQAKGKAGSAKDAALEKTESAKEAAWETAEAAKGMAGDGYEKVKEKAWEAADATKEKLGEVKDKVTGAADGKQKKLRTDDEL from the exons ATGGCGGCCATGTCGCGGTCCAGGAGgctggcggcgctgctgctgctgcttgcgcTGGCGGCCGCGTCGGGCGTGGCGGCCAAGCTGACGTCGACGGAGCAGCAGggcgcggcagcagcggccaaGGAGGGCGACCCGTCGTGGACGGGTTGGGCCAAGGACAAGATCTCCGAGGGGCTCGGCCTCGACAAGATCTCCGAGGGCCTCGGCCTCAAGCACGCCGTagccgacgacgaggaggacgccgcCCGCAAGGCCGGCCACACCGTCAAGTCCGCGCGCGAGTCCGCCCAGCACGTCGCCTCCG AGACGGGGAGGCAGGCGAGCGGCAAGGCGGGCGACgccaaggaggcggcggagcaggcggCGACTGGGGCGGCCAACAAGGCGGGgcaggccaaggagacggccaaggaggcggcgacggggacCGCCGGTACGGCGTCGAGGACGGCGGAGCAGGCCAAGCACAAGGCCAAGGAAACCGCGGAAGCTGCCAGCCAGAGGGGCGCCGAGGCGCACGAGCGGTCCAAGCAGGGGAAGGCGAAAGTGGAGGAGACGGCCAAGGAGAAGGCCGGACAGGGGTACGAGACGCTGAAGCAgaccaaggactccgccgccgacaaggccggctccgccaaggacaCGGCAGCTCAAaaggccgctgccgccaaggACGCTGCTGCTCACAAGGCCGGTGCCGCCAaggacgccgccgctgacAAGGCCGGTGCCGCGAGGGACGCGACGTGGAAGGCGCaggagaaggtgaaggagTACAACGAGGCGGCCGCGGAGAAGGCCGGGAGCGCTAaggacgccgccgcggagaaggcggcggcagcgaaggacgcggcggcggagaag GCCGGGAGCGCCAAGGACGCGGCGTGGAAGACCGCCGAGCAGGCGAAGGGGAAGGCGGGGAGCGCCAAGGATGCGGCGCTGGAGAAGACGGAGTCGGCGAAGGAGGCCGCGTgggagacggcggaggcggccaaggGGATGGCGGGAGACGGGTACGAGAAGGTGAAGGAGAAGGCGTGGGAGGCCGCTGACGCGACCAAGGAGAAGCTCGGGGAGGTCAAGGACAAGGTCACCGGCGCGGCGGACGGCAAGCAGAAGAAGCTCCGGACGGACGACGAGCTGTGA
- the LOC100828534 gene encoding uncharacterized protein LOC100828534, producing the protein MAASFPSLPPPPSPAATALASNLLSFPAPRARLAAAPRRAVVAAASSRPPPPPSPEGGGEEEEEVERALGMDGSIPGTSGELLRRVSSRAYGMRRHLMESLDSLAYDVLETNPWREQPKPVYVLARRDNQLWTMKTRRNRSEVERELGMLFSKGGGSGVGTKSKYGSKFSMLVEDITEGVLVFEDKDDAVKYCDLLQGGGQGCEGIAELEASSVFNICHKMKALAVLFRRGRTPPMPQSLQRDLRARNRSLED; encoded by the exons ATGGCAGCTTCCTTTCCgtccctcccgccgccgccgtccccggcgGCCACCGCGCTAGCCAGcaacctcctctccttccctGCGCCGCGggcccgcctcgccgccgcgccccgccgAGCGGTCGTCGCGGCGGCCTCGTCCAGGCCCCCACCTCCGCCGTCCCCGGAAgggggcggcgaggaggaggaggaggtggagagggCCTTGGGCATGGACGGCAGCATCCCTGGGACTTCCGGCGAGCTGCTGCGCCGCGTCTCATCACGCGCCTACGGCATGCGGCGCCACCTCATGGAGTCGCTCGACTCCCTCGCCTACGACG TTCTGGAGACAAATCCATGGAGAGAGCAACCCAAGCCAGTCTATGTTCTGGCTAGAAGAGATAATCAACTATGGACAATGAAAACCCGCAGGAACCGCAG TGAAGTTGAAAGGGAACTCGGAATGCTTTTCTCAAAGGGAGGGGGTTCAGGAGTTGGGACTAAATCGAAGTATGGCTCCAAGTTTAGTATGCTTGTTGAAGATATcacagagggagtactg GTGTTTGAAGACAAGGATGATGCTGTAAAATACTGTGACCTTCTACAGGGGGGTGGTCAAGGATGTGAGGGAATTGCAGAGCTAGAAGCATCATCA GTTTTCAACATTTGCCATAAAATGAAAGCTCTTGCTGTCCTTTTCCGCCGTGGAAGGACTCCTCCAATGCCTCAAAGCCTCCAGCGTGACTTGAGGGCAAGAAACCGTTCATTAGAAGACTAG
- the LOC100844536 gene encoding embryonic protein DC-8 isoform X1: MAAMSRSRRLAALLLLLALAAASGVAAKLTSTEQQGAAAAAKEGDPSWTGWAKDKISEGLGLDKISEGLGLKHAVADDEEDAARKAGHTVKSARESAQHVASETGRQASGKAGDAKEAAEQAATGAANKAGQAKETAKEAATGTAGTASRTAEQAKHKAKETAEAASQRGAEAHERSKQGKAKVEETAKEKAGQGYETLKQTKDSAADKAGSAKDTAAQKAAAAKDAAAHKAGAAKDAAADKAGAARDATWKAQEKVKEYNEAAAEKAGSAKDAAAEKAAAAKDAAAEKAAAAKDTAAEKAGSAKDAAWKTAEQAKGKAGSAKDAALEKTESAKEAAWETAEAAKGMAGDGYEKVKEKAWEAADATKEKLGEVKDKVTGAADGKQKKLRTDDEL, from the exons ATGGCGGCCATGTCGCGGTCCAGGAGgctggcggcgctgctgctgctgcttgcgcTGGCGGCCGCGTCGGGCGTGGCGGCCAAGCTGACGTCGACGGAGCAGCAGggcgcggcagcagcggccaaGGAGGGCGACCCGTCGTGGACGGGTTGGGCCAAGGACAAGATCTCCGAGGGGCTCGGCCTCGACAAGATCTCCGAGGGCCTCGGCCTCAAGCACGCCGTagccgacgacgaggaggacgccgcCCGCAAGGCCGGCCACACCGTCAAGTCCGCGCGCGAGTCCGCCCAGCACGTCGCCTCCG AGACGGGGAGGCAGGCGAGCGGCAAGGCGGGCGACgccaaggaggcggcggagcaggcggCGACTGGGGCGGCCAACAAGGCGGGgcaggccaaggagacggccaaggaggcggcgacggggacCGCCGGTACGGCGTCGAGGACGGCGGAGCAGGCCAAGCACAAGGCCAAGGAAACCGCGGAAGCTGCCAGCCAGAGGGGCGCCGAGGCGCACGAGCGGTCCAAGCAGGGGAAGGCGAAAGTGGAGGAGACGGCCAAGGAGAAGGCCGGACAGGGGTACGAGACGCTGAAGCAgaccaaggactccgccgccgacaaggccggctccgccaaggacaCGGCAGCTCAAaaggccgctgccgccaaggACGCTGCTGCTCACAAGGCCGGTGCCGCCAaggacgccgccgctgacAAGGCCGGTGCCGCGAGGGACGCGACGTGGAAGGCGCaggagaaggtgaaggagTACAACGAGGCGGCCGCGGAGAAGGCCGGGAGCGCTAaggacgccgccgcggagaaggcggcggcagcgaaggacgcggcggcggagaaggcaGCGGCCGCGAAAGACACCGCGGCGGAGAAGGCCGGGAGCGCCAAGGACGCGGCGTGGAAGACCGCCGAGCAGGCGAAGGGGAAGGCGGGGAGCGCCAAGGATGCGGCGCTGGAGAAGACGGAGTCGGCGAAGGAGGCCGCGTgggagacggcggaggcggccaaggGGATGGCGGGAGACGGGTACGAGAAGGTGAAGGAGAAGGCGTGGGAGGCCGCTGACGCGACCAAGGAGAAGCTCGGGGAGGTCAAGGACAAGGTCACCGGCGCGGCGGACGGCAAGCAGAAGAAGCTCCGGACGGACGACGAGCTGTGA